Proteins encoded in a region of the Pseudothermotoga elfii DSM 9442 = NBRC 107921 genome:
- the nagA gene encoding N-acetylglucosamine-6-phosphate deacetylase — protein MKIRAKRAITPSRILEDKIITIENGVIQSVSSSGLKADFTYPIIAPGYIDSHTHGAIGIDAMSATVEDFEKLSMFYAKHGVTTFLVTTVSDKFEKLSSVAETVRKSMRTKLPGSKIGGLYVEGPYLNPSKKGAHKEELLKNPDLEELSRFVEKFREITKIFAIAPELKNAAVAIKFLRKNGIIPTIAHTDATYEQTVQAIEIGATRATHVFNAMKSFSHREPGVVGAALTEKNVYCEVICDLVHLHPATVKLIINAKGPNKTVLVTDSMAATGLEDGEYSLGELKVVVKGKIARLKGENNLAGSTLTLDQAVRNVVFNLGYTEKEAIIMATLTPARASKLNAGIIKEGKTADLVALDEELNVVATFVSGERVYSA, from the coding sequence ATGAAAATCAGGGCAAAAAGGGCTATTACACCAAGCAGAATTCTTGAAGATAAGATTATAACGATTGAAAACGGGGTCATACAATCTGTTTCATCTTCCGGATTGAAAGCTGATTTCACATATCCGATAATTGCACCCGGTTATATCGATAGCCATACGCACGGCGCAATTGGTATAGATGCAATGAGTGCTACTGTTGAAGATTTTGAAAAACTTTCTATGTTTTATGCAAAACATGGTGTGACAACTTTTTTAGTAACAACTGTTTCAGATAAATTCGAAAAGCTGTCATCTGTTGCCGAGACCGTGAGAAAATCAATGCGAACGAAACTCCCTGGATCAAAAATAGGTGGTCTTTATGTAGAGGGGCCATATTTGAATCCCTCGAAAAAAGGGGCACATAAAGAAGAATTGTTGAAAAATCCAGATCTTGAAGAGCTATCCAGATTCGTTGAGAAATTCAGAGAAATTACAAAAATCTTTGCCATAGCTCCAGAACTTAAAAACGCTGCAGTGGCGATTAAATTTCTTAGAAAAAATGGCATAATACCTACTATTGCCCACACAGATGCAACTTACGAACAAACTGTTCAAGCAATAGAAATTGGCGCAACAAGGGCTACTCATGTATTTAATGCAATGAAAAGTTTTTCTCACAGAGAACCTGGTGTTGTGGGCGCTGCTTTAACGGAGAAAAATGTTTACTGTGAAGTAATATGTGACCTTGTGCACCTTCATCCTGCCACTGTAAAGTTGATTATCAATGCTAAAGGCCCGAATAAGACGGTTCTGGTCACTGATTCAATGGCTGCAACAGGATTAGAAGACGGAGAATACTCCTTAGGAGAGCTTAAAGTAGTTGTAAAGGGAAAAATAGCGCGCTTGAAGGGAGAAAACAATCTTGCTGGAAGTACTCTAACACTCGATCAGGCAGTGAGAAATGTTGTTTTCAACCTTGGATATACTGAAAAGGAAGCTATAATTATGGCAACGCTGACACCTGCGAGAGCGAGTAAACTCAATGCCGGAATTATTAAAGAGGGAAAAACAGCAGATTTAGTTGCCCTTGATGAAGAATTGAATGTTGTTGCAACTTTTGTCTCCGGAGAAAGAGTATATTCAGCCTAA
- a CDS encoding SLBB domain-containing protein — protein sequence MRKGFLLLILFLSCLIFAEYTLRTGDIVRIEVFAYPEMTKDCLVDSDGYISYAGVGRIKVEGMTLSDIEKIASEKIAKLIPNPSVTVSLISYAPRYIYIQGITNRRIDIGINPVTLSQVISTVGSNGNFNIDSIDLENIRIFRREESFIVNLSAFYEGSIEADVPVFEGDIIYIPSKSPISNVKVLGAVKNPSSFSYIKGMTLAGVISLAGGVITNVGDLRNVYLSRNGTVQKIDLEAILTGKNNDLELKPGDQIYVPKIDLRYAYVTGFVAKPGIYEFMEDEPITLKRLIAKAGGVQAELKYIEKITVTQSTAKKDYSPSVLSEGEDILLESGAYVDVVKKQERFVYVLGLVKNQGRIDFQPEESMKLSVLIAKAGGFDSPQVEKGGTIKIYRDGSWYEIQASTIKEKDIDLEPADLVRVEYQEFYVYVVGNLATSGKIIFEPEEPKKLSTLINKVGQISEQTFESIQLIQPGQTQTTVLKIHDVLDGLKDEDLQNGATVVFKLREGRYVYFIGDLSQFITFNFDEKITLKRALSKANLNLDLVEQLCRVSRNSEEPIQLEPDIVLESGDIIKVTLKKPARVSVLGRVKVPGQVVFEVNERSTLRNAIAKCGGFITEPTEIFVSDKVIVYSEGKRHLFSVDQVESEEFNFFLKDGDFVYVTEKSPHYVFVFGDAVKNEKILLSHNEEFKLSTVLGKITLVNDARQVHVIYPTNESTLVSLKDIQIKKADLDLIDGTFIVIEKDLESYIYVLGMVKNPGGYYISDRQITALEALSLSGGISDWGSYNQIILKRGNESKTINAADPIVLNSISVKAGDILYVPPIESNVVYVLGQVSKPGLVRIDQYSTVMDAIMKCGGFTTRAIASRVYLFKGGPTGEPVLCDLSGTLKGKSVASNPNVSPGDVIFVPDNPLMNIVDMIPIIQNLISIISGVQGMVQ from the coding sequence ATGCGGAAAGGTTTTCTTTTATTGATTTTATTTCTCTCATGTTTGATTTTTGCCGAATACACTTTAAGAACAGGAGATATCGTAAGAATCGAGGTTTTCGCCTATCCGGAGATGACAAAAGATTGTCTTGTAGACAGTGATGGGTACATCTCTTACGCTGGTGTAGGAAGAATAAAAGTTGAAGGGATGACGCTGTCAGATATTGAAAAAATAGCAAGTGAAAAAATAGCCAAATTAATTCCCAACCCGAGCGTCACTGTTTCACTTATTTCTTACGCACCGAGATATATTTACATTCAGGGAATAACGAATAGAAGAATAGATATTGGTATAAACCCTGTAACTCTCAGCCAAGTTATCTCAACTGTTGGTTCAAATGGGAATTTCAACATCGATTCCATAGATCTTGAAAATATAAGAATTTTCAGAAGAGAAGAAAGTTTTATCGTTAATCTTTCGGCTTTTTACGAAGGTTCAATTGAAGCAGATGTGCCTGTTTTTGAAGGAGATATTATTTATATACCTTCTAAAAGTCCTATCAGCAATGTAAAAGTTCTTGGGGCAGTGAAAAACCCTTCCTCATTTTCTTATATAAAAGGAATGACCTTGGCTGGAGTTATATCTCTCGCCGGAGGGGTTATTACAAATGTTGGTGATCTGAGAAATGTTTACCTCAGCAGAAATGGCACTGTGCAAAAAATAGATTTGGAAGCAATCCTGACGGGTAAAAACAACGATTTGGAGCTCAAACCGGGTGATCAGATTTATGTTCCAAAAATAGATTTGAGATACGCCTATGTGACCGGATTTGTTGCAAAACCGGGTATTTACGAATTTATGGAAGATGAGCCCATCACACTAAAACGATTAATAGCAAAGGCTGGTGGTGTGCAAGCAGAATTGAAATACATTGAAAAAATAACTGTCACTCAAAGCACCGCAAAGAAAGATTACTCCCCATCAGTACTTTCGGAAGGTGAAGATATTTTGCTTGAATCTGGTGCTTACGTGGATGTTGTAAAAAAGCAGGAGAGATTTGTTTATGTTCTGGGACTTGTGAAAAACCAGGGCAGAATTGATTTTCAACCGGAAGAATCAATGAAATTGAGCGTGTTGATTGCAAAAGCTGGTGGATTTGATTCTCCGCAGGTTGAAAAAGGTGGAACAATAAAGATATACAGAGACGGTTCATGGTATGAAATACAGGCATCTACGATAAAAGAAAAAGATATCGATTTGGAGCCAGCAGATTTAGTGAGAGTTGAATATCAGGAGTTTTACGTTTATGTTGTTGGAAATCTTGCAACGTCCGGAAAAATAATCTTTGAACCAGAAGAACCAAAGAAGCTGTCCACTCTGATCAACAAGGTTGGTCAGATTAGTGAACAGACTTTCGAATCTATTCAGTTAATTCAGCCCGGGCAAACACAAACCACCGTGCTCAAAATACACGACGTTTTAGATGGATTAAAAGATGAAGATTTGCAAAATGGTGCAACAGTTGTTTTTAAACTAAGGGAAGGAAGATATGTTTACTTTATAGGTGATCTTTCTCAATTCATAACTTTCAATTTTGATGAGAAAATCACGCTAAAAAGAGCTCTTTCGAAAGCTAACCTGAATCTTGATCTGGTTGAACAGCTGTGCAGAGTATCGAGAAACAGTGAAGAGCCCATCCAGCTTGAGCCCGATATAGTTCTTGAAAGTGGAGATATCATCAAGGTGACGCTCAAAAAGCCAGCGCGGGTGAGTGTTCTCGGAAGAGTTAAAGTGCCTGGTCAGGTGGTTTTCGAAGTCAACGAAAGATCCACCTTGAGGAACGCCATAGCGAAATGTGGTGGTTTTATAACCGAACCAACTGAAATTTTTGTTTCAGACAAAGTCATAGTTTATTCAGAAGGTAAGAGACATTTGTTCAGTGTAGATCAGGTTGAATCAGAAGAGTTCAACTTTTTCCTGAAAGATGGGGACTTTGTCTATGTAACAGAAAAGTCACCCCATTATGTTTTTGTGTTTGGAGATGCTGTGAAAAACGAAAAAATCCTGCTATCTCATAACGAAGAATTCAAATTATCAACTGTTCTTGGAAAGATAACACTTGTCAACGACGCCCGCCAGGTACATGTTATTTACCCTACAAACGAATCAACGCTTGTTTCGCTAAAAGATATCCAGATAAAGAAAGCAGACCTCGATCTGATAGATGGAACCTTCATTGTGATAGAAAAAGATTTAGAAAGTTATATTTATGTACTTGGCATGGTTAAAAATCCTGGGGGGTATTACATATCTGACAGGCAGATAACAGCCTTAGAGGCCTTGAGCCTATCTGGTGGCATAAGTGACTGGGGATCTTATAACCAGATTATTCTGAAACGTGGAAATGAAAGCAAAACAATAAACGCGGCGGATCCAATAGTTTTGAACAGCATTTCTGTGAAAGCTGGTGATATACTTTATGTACCGCCAATAGAATCAAATGTCGTTTATGTACTCGGTCAGGTTTCAAAGCCTGGACTGGTTAGAATAGATCAATACTCAACTGTGATGGATGCAATCATGAAATGCGGAGGTTTCACAACACGAGCGATCGCATCCAGGGTTTATCTCTTCAAAGGTGGTCCAACTGGAGAGCCGGTACTCTGCGATCTGTCCGGGACTTTGAAAGGAAAGTCTGTCGCAAGCAACCCCAATGTTTCGCCGGGTGATGTAATCTTTGTTCCTGATAATCCTCTAATGAATATAGTTGATATGATTCCAATAATTCAGAATCTGATCAGCATAATAAGCGGTGTACAGGGGATGGTTCAATGA